The nucleotide sequence ttttacttcTACAAAACCGTcggtattatattttgtattatatcttAAATTCTGCAATTCcctgaaaatatatttaatcaaaaatcaatattaaaatttgtatttttatatattagaaTTGTACTTTATAAGTACATCGCAATGACAATTTCTGATAATATCTCATGAAACTTCTTCTGCGGCTCTCCATTGACGTATTCATTGCCTTCAATGggtataatttttataacagTCTTTTCATCACAGAGTTCATAAAGAAAAACTTCACCATATACACCTTCACCAATTTTTCGACAATGATCTAAGTACCTAATAAattacaattgtttactatgtattaaagaatttaaaaaatgtaagtatatacatatacttacGAATCtgaaaaatatgttgaaaataGTATATAATCTTGTTGTAGGCATCTTTCAAGAATCACTTCTTTTGCTGTTGAGACCACATATTCGTTGGTAATGTGACCATCAATATCATCATTTTCAATATTGCTTACAGAAGACTTTCCTGGATCTGAAAAGGAATATTTGTAATACATTATATTTCTCCTTTAATTGATTAAAATAATGTGTTAACTTACTACTTATTAATGTAAATCTCTGGCTTTTTACAGGGACAATACCATAAACTTCAAGAAATGGGGCATCTTCTATCGATTTTACAGTCTTATTAATTGGAACCACACGAACTGATATCCTTCTGGTAAGACGTCCTAAGCTGATAGAGTCACTGGTCCTGCCTTTCTTATTAGCCAATTCATGTTCACATTTACTGATTGTTTCATCAACCACTTCCAGATTTTTATCACTTTCAGTTTTTCTTATACAGCTTTGGAAAACACCTGTATATCAAAAAAGGTTTTAATAATCattcttttatttataaatcTGGGTTATTTGTTCACCAGTTAATTATAAAACATACCCATTTATAAACACTTTTtgcatatttatattaaaaatatatatttatcacaaaatatttgtttatgAAAAATacatatagaaaatatataacaagtaaaatataaatacatataagtttcaatatgaaaaatattaaaatattaatgttaCAGGTTAATAAACTACAAATAGAATTTTGTTCTGTCAAATACAAAAAAGAAGTGATATTCGAATGTTTTAGTATGTTATATCCCATCTTTCTAGATACTGCAAATGCAAACTAATTTTTCATGAACTAAAAATTTTGGAATTGTGCAATAATTAGTTTGtacttattttataattacctTTCTTTTGCATATTTAAGATTTCAATAACACTTTGTCTCCACTGTTTTCCTTTTCCAATAGATAATTTTTCTAAATCTGATTCGTCTTGTATAGTGTTCAAAATGGATAATGATCTTGTCCATGATTTTCCCGGCTTTAAATATATAGGTTTCTCTATTTTCTCTGATATATTAACAATAGACGTTTCTGGCACGGTTCCTAATGATTTTAATGTTTTTCTAATTAAATTTGTTCTTTTAATTTCTCTCACTTTCTGCACTGATACCCTAGTTCTTTTTGAACCATGACTATTACTATAATCTTCTAAAATATCAGTTAAGTCAAGTTCCTGCTTACAATATTGTTTTCTTCTTCTTGTAATTCTAAAGGAATCGTGTAGCTGTGTCAAAATTACAATACTATTGTTTGCACTTAATTTATTATCACTGCTACCTAGATCTTTCGTTTCTTTGgatatacttatattattatttttagcaTCTATTTCTTTAGTTTTTGACTTACAGTCCTCAGCGTCaactgaaatatttattttatgcaATTCAATTGCTGGTAATATATCACATGATCTTTCTTCTaccttattttttatttcagtatcacatgtatttaaagttGATGTTTTATCTATTTTGGCAACAGGATATATTGCtttgtttaattttttatatgatTCATGTAACATTAAATTACTGGTAGACActttaacaaaactatttttACTACTAACATTAGACAATGATCTACCATTATCTTCATTAGTGTTACCAAATAAAGAACGTGATCTTTCTGCATCGatagaaaaatttaaatttttttttggTACACTATTTGTTATTATCTCTTCAGTTGTTAATAAAGATGGTACATTTAGCAGATCTTTATCTTTCACTTTACTTGGTGACATAGCTTTCTTTATATCATAACACTGTTCAGATGTATCTTGTATTATGCAATCTTGTTTGTAATTACTGTTACAAATAGATCCAACTGAAGGCATGATATTATTTGTCTGCGATCCTTCCAATTCTTCTAAACTACACTTATTGCAATCAGATTTATCTTTTTGAtcaataaataacaatttcttagtttcttcagTCACAAATTGCTGCAATGTATCGAAGTGTTCACACACATTTGTATTTGTTTGCATATTTCCTGAAGGAACCAAATTTGTATTGCTCACAGTAACCAAACTATTATCTGTGTGTGACACAAGTTTATTTACATTTTCAGAGTATGTAATAGGAATTGGTGATAAAGCAATTATATGAGTCGAAGGTCTTACTGGTTTACCAATAGGTGTGCTACTAAATGCATTTCCAAATTTCCTAGTAGAACGTGAAAGTGGTTTTATAAATGAAAATGTTTCAACTTTTTCTATCTTGACAAAACAATCTCTTATATTCATGTTACtgtattttaaattattaacgTTTGCTTCAATAATTTCAGTactttctttttgttcttctgaCACTTTTTTAATGTTATCTGCTTTTTCATGTTTCGTATTAGTATCTTTATCTGCTTTACTTTTGTTAATATTTCTGTGATCCTTAAACTCTAAAGACAGATGTATCGAATGATCATTCGAATGATTAAGCACTGCTTCCTTTTTTATTCTTCCTCTATATACTTTTTTCTTGTAAATATTATGTTCTTTTACCTATTCATTGAAAgattttctttaattatttttctcAAACACTAATATATCCACAACATACATTACAGTTCCTTTAAGATtaaagtaaattattattagattcAGTCAATAAAACTTACTCTACTTATTGGTATGCTTTTCTGCATACTTTTCTTTTCATGTTTTATCTTTAATTTTCTGTTTGTCTTCTTTCTTAAAATAGGCTTCACATTAATATCTGATTTCTTAGtatcattatataataataaatcatttgtatgaTCATTTGTCACAGATACATTATTacttaaatgaaaacttttctCTTCGTTACTTCTTGATGTTTTAACAATACTTGCTTTAAGTGGTTGTTTTGAATCTCTATAAAGAGA is from Megalopta genalis isolate 19385.01 chromosome 4, iyMegGena1_principal, whole genome shotgun sequence and encodes:
- the Haspin gene encoding haspin isoform X3 yields the protein MFCKVPIRTYGRGKCKEVSVSLQKLRIPEIHSSKEIHTPANQELNLTEKENDCNNSLFHDPFETTFDRLLKDTRDSKQPLKASIVKTSRSNEEKSFHLSNNVSVTNDHTNDLLLYNDTKKSDINVKPILRKKTNRKLKIKHEKKSMQKSIPISRVKEHNIYKKKVYRGRIKKEAVLNHSNDHSIHLSLEFKDHRNINKSKADKDTNTKHEKADNIKKVSEEQKESTEIIEANVNNLKYSNMNIRDCFVKIEKVETFSFIKPLSRSTRKFGNAFSSTPIGKPVRPSTHIIALSPIPITYSENVNKLVSHTDNSLVTVSNTNLVPSGNMQTNTNVCEHFDTLQQFVTEETKKLLFIDQKDKSDCNKCSLEELEGSQTNNIMPSVGSICNSNYKQDCIIQDTSEQCYDIKKAMSPSKVKDKDLLNVPSLLTTEEIITNSVPKKNLNFSIDAERSRSLFGNTNEDNGRSLSNVSSKNSFVKVSTSNLMLHESYKKLNKAIYPVAKIDKTSTLNTCDTEIKNKVEERSCDILPAIELHKINISVDAEDCKSKTKEIDAKNNNISISKETKDLGSSDNKLSANNSIVILTQLHDSFRITRRRKQYCKQELDLTDILEDYSNSHGSKRTRVSVQKVREIKRTNLIRKTLKSLGTVPETSIVNISEKIEKPIYLKPGKSWTRSLSILNTIQDESDLEKLSIGKGKQWRQSVIEILNMQKKGVFQSCIRKTESDKNLEVVDETISKCEHELANKKGRTSDSISLGRLTRRISVRVVPINKTVKSIEDAPFLEVYGIVPVKSQRFTLISNPGKSSVSNIENDDIDGHITNEYVVSTAKEVILERCLQQDYILFSTYFSDSYLDHCRKIGEGVYGEVFLYELCDEKTVIKIIPIEGNEYVNGEPQKKFHEILSEIVIAMELQNLRYNTKYNTDGFVEVKNIKCLKGKYPKKLVDLWTIYDEEKHSENDCPSMFNENQLYIILELGHGGQDLEAFVFPTADEAHALFIQAALALAVAEKAVEFEHRDLHWGNILISQTTESHVHYKLGKKHIRVGSKGVKVSIIDFTLSRVTYQGCSVFNDLASDPSLFTAQGIIGQNLNHTQTSYGYIIL
- the Haspin gene encoding haspin isoform X1, whose product is MFCKVPIRTYGRGKCKEVSVSLQKLRIPEIHSSKEIHTPANQELNLTEKENDCNNSLFHDPFETTFDRLLKDTRDSKQPLKASIVKTSRSNEEKSFHLSNNVSVTNDHTNDLLLYNDTKKSDINVKPILRKKTNRKLKIKHEKKSMQKSIPISRVKEHNIYKKKVYRGRIKKEAVLNHSNDHSIHLSLEFKDHRNINKSKADKDTNTKHEKADNIKKVSEEQKESTEIIEANVNNLKYSNMNIRDCFVKIEKVETFSFIKPLSRSTRKFGNAFSSTPIGKPVRPSTHIIALSPIPITYSENVNKLVSHTDNSLVTVSNTNLVPSGNMQTNTNVCEHFDTLQQFVTEETKKLLFIDQKDKSDCNKCSLEELEGSQTNNIMPSVGSICNSNYKQDCIIQDTSEQCYDIKKAMSPSKVKDKDLLNVPSLLTTEEIITNSVPKKNLNFSIDAERSRSLFGNTNEDNGRSLSNVSSKNSFVKVSTSNLMLHESYKKLNKAIYPVAKIDKTSTLNTCDTEIKNKVEERSCDILPAIELHKINISVDAEDCKSKTKEIDAKNNNISISKETKDLGSSDNKLSANNSIVILTQLHDSFRITRRRKQYCKQELDLTDILEDYSNSHGSKRTRVSVQKVREIKRTNLIRKTLKSLGTVPETSIVNISEKIEKPIYLKPGKSWTRSLSILNTIQDESDLEKLSIGKGKQWRQSVIEILNMQKKGVFQSCIRKTESDKNLEVVDETISKCEHELANKKGRTSDSISLGRLTRRISVRVVPINKTVKSIEDAPFLEVYGIVPVKSQRFTLISNPGKSSVSNIENDDIDGHITNEYVVSTAKEVILERCLQQDYILFSTYFSDSYLDHCRKIGEGVYGEVFLYELCDEKTVIKIIPIEGNEYVNGEPQKKFHEILSEIVIAMELQNLRYNTKYNTDGFVEVKNIKCLKGKYPKKLVDLWTIYDEEKHSENDCPSMFNENQLYIILELGHGGQDLEAFVFPTADEAHALFIQAALALAVAEKAVEFEHRDLHWGNILISQTTESHVHYKLGKKHIRVGSKGVKVSIIDFTLSRVTYQGCSVFNDLASDPSLFTAQGEYQFEIYRLMKDKIKNNWSKFEPYTNILWLHYTLDKMITAVRYRKRNLRIHKNGIIKLKELKNVILSYKSAFDFVSNCQSIESLLGTVSGSKLPLALKKDTIIT
- the Haspin gene encoding haspin isoform X2, which codes for MFCKVPIRTYGRGKCKEVSVSLQKLRIPEIHSSKEIHTPANQELNLTEKENDCNNSLFHDPFETTFDRLLKDTRDSKQPLKASIVKTSRSNEEKSFHLSNNVSVTNDHTNDLLLYNDTKKSDINVKPILRKKTNRKLKIKHEKKSMQKSIPISRVKEHNIYKKKVYRGRIKKEAVLNHSNDHSIHLSLEFKDHRNINKSKADKDTNTKHEKADNIKKVSEEQKESTEIIEANVNNLKYSNMNIRDCFVKIEKVETFSFIKPLSRSTRKFGNAFSSTPIGKPVRPSTHIIALSPIPITYSENVNKLVSHTDNSLVTVSNTNLVPSGNMQTNTNVCEHFDTLQQFVTEETKKLLFIDQKDKSDCNKCSLEELEGSQTNNIMPSVGSICNSNYKQDCIIQDTSEQCYDIKKAMSPSKVKDKDLLNVPSLLTTEEIITNSVPKKNLNFSIDAERSRSLFGNTNEDNGRSLSNVSSKNSFVKVSTSNLMLHESYKKLNKAIYPVAKIDKTSTLNTCDTEIKNKVEERSCDILPAIELHKINISVDAEDCKSKTKEIDAKNNNISISKETKDLGSSDNKLSANNSIVILTQLHDSFRITRRRKQYCKQELDLTDILEDYSNSHGSKRTRVSVQKVREIKRTNLIRKTLKSLGTVPETSIVNISEKIEKPIYLKPGKSWTRSLSILNTIQDESDLEKLSIGKGKQWRQSVIEILNMQKKGVFQSCIRKTESDKNLEVVDETISKCEHELANKKGRTSDSISLGRLTRRISVRVVPINKTVKSIEDAPFLEVYDPGKSSVSNIENDDIDGHITNEYVVSTAKEVILERCLQQDYILFSTYFSDSYLDHCRKIGEGVYGEVFLYELCDEKTVIKIIPIEGNEYVNGEPQKKFHEILSEIVIAMELQNLRYNTKYNTDGFVEVKNIKCLKGKYPKKLVDLWTIYDEEKHSENDCPSMFNENQLYIILELGHGGQDLEAFVFPTADEAHALFIQAALALAVAEKAVEFEHRDLHWGNILISQTTESHVHYKLGKKHIRVGSKGVKVSIIDFTLSRVTYQGCSVFNDLASDPSLFTAQGEYQFEIYRLMKDKIKNNWSKFEPYTNILWLHYTLDKMITAVRYRKRNLRIHKNGIIKLKELKNVILSYKSAFDFVSNCQSIESLLGTVSGSKLPLALKKDTIIT